One segment of Papaver somniferum cultivar HN1 unplaced genomic scaffold, ASM357369v1 unplaced-scaffold_81, whole genome shotgun sequence DNA contains the following:
- the LOC113345425 gene encoding uncharacterized protein LOC113345425 isoform X1 encodes MNSCISRGEVWVSQMAGVSRKKISARSHTRKSKQHPFQVSSGMFRTISLVLLMGFTAWVYQTVQPPPPKIVGSPGGPPVTASRVKLGDGRYLAYKEHGVSKDQAKYKIIYIHGFDSCRLDYMPLSQELAKELGIYMVSFDRAGYCESDPNPKRTEKSTALDVEQLADQLGLGSKFYVIGFSMGGQATWGCLKYIPHRLSGAALLAPVVNYWWAGFPANVSKEAYNEQLVQDRWALRVVHYAPLLTYWWNTQKWFPPSSAVAHNPAIFSRQDKELMPKLAEWVKHAAQIRQQGDFESLHRDLMVGFGSCEFDPMSDIENPFQNNKGSVHVWQGDEDLLVPASLQRYVAGKLPWVHYHELTGAGHMFPFGDGMSDAILKALLLGEK; translated from the exons ATG AATTCTTGTATAAGTAGAGGTGAAGTGTGGGTTTCACAAATGGCGGGAGTAAGCAGGAAAAAAATATCTGCAAGGTCTCATACCAGAAAATCAAAGCAGCACCCATTCCAAGTTTCATCAG GAATGTTTCGGACGATATCGCTAGTTTTGTTGATGGGATTTACGGCATGGGTTTATCAAACAGTTCAGCCTCCACCACCCAAGATTGTTGGTTCTCCGGGTGGTCCACCTGTTACAGCATCAAGAGTAAAGCTCGGTGATGGAAGATATTTAGCTTACAAAGAACATGGGGTGTCGAAAGATCAAGCGAAATATAAGATTATCTACATTCATGGGTTCGATTCCTGCAGACTTGATTACATGCCCTTATCTCAA GAACTGGCTAAAGAACTAGGCATCTATATGGTGTCTTTTGATAGAGCTGGGTATTGCGAGAGTGATCCAAATCCAAAACGAACTGAGAAAAGTACAGCTTTGGATGTTGAACAGCTTGCTGATCAATTGGGCCTTGGTTCCAAGTTTTATGTAATTGGATTCTCTATGGGAGGTCAGGCAACTTGGGGTTGCCTTAAGTATATCCCTCATCG ATTATCAGGAGCGGCGCTACTTGCCCCTGTTGTCAATTACTGGTGGGCAGGCTTTCCAGCTAATGTATCAAAAGAAGCCTACAATGAACAACTTGTACAGGACCGATGGGCACTTCGAGTAGTTCATTACGCCCCATTACTGACGTACTGGTGGAACACACAGAAATGGTTTCCTCCTTCTAGTGCAGTTGCCCACAATCCTGCTATTTTTTCTCGCCAGGATAAAGAACTCATGCCCAAGTTGGCGGAGTGGGTAAAACATGCG GCACAAATAAGGCAGCAAGGTGATTTTGAGTCTCTCCATCGTGATTTGATGGTCGGTTTCGGAAGTTGCGAGTTTGATCCTATGAGTGATATTGAGAACCCTTTTCAGAACAACAAGGGTAGTGTTCACGTCTGGCAAGGAGATGAAGATTTGCTTGTGCCTGCTTCCCTTCAACGATACGTTGCAGGAAAGCTTCCATGGGTTCATTACCACGAGCTTACGGGTGCAGGGCATATGTTCCCTTTTGGTGATGGTATGAGTGATGCCATCTTGAAGGCACTCTTGCTTGGAGAGAAGTAG
- the LOC113345425 gene encoding uncharacterized protein LOC113345425 isoform X2, which yields MAGVSRKKISARSHTRKSKQHPFQVSSGMFRTISLVLLMGFTAWVYQTVQPPPPKIVGSPGGPPVTASRVKLGDGRYLAYKEHGVSKDQAKYKIIYIHGFDSCRLDYMPLSQELAKELGIYMVSFDRAGYCESDPNPKRTEKSTALDVEQLADQLGLGSKFYVIGFSMGGQATWGCLKYIPHRLSGAALLAPVVNYWWAGFPANVSKEAYNEQLVQDRWALRVVHYAPLLTYWWNTQKWFPPSSAVAHNPAIFSRQDKELMPKLAEWVKHAAQIRQQGDFESLHRDLMVGFGSCEFDPMSDIENPFQNNKGSVHVWQGDEDLLVPASLQRYVAGKLPWVHYHELTGAGHMFPFGDGMSDAILKALLLGEK from the exons ATGGCGGGAGTAAGCAGGAAAAAAATATCTGCAAGGTCTCATACCAGAAAATCAAAGCAGCACCCATTCCAAGTTTCATCAG GAATGTTTCGGACGATATCGCTAGTTTTGTTGATGGGATTTACGGCATGGGTTTATCAAACAGTTCAGCCTCCACCACCCAAGATTGTTGGTTCTCCGGGTGGTCCACCTGTTACAGCATCAAGAGTAAAGCTCGGTGATGGAAGATATTTAGCTTACAAAGAACATGGGGTGTCGAAAGATCAAGCGAAATATAAGATTATCTACATTCATGGGTTCGATTCCTGCAGACTTGATTACATGCCCTTATCTCAA GAACTGGCTAAAGAACTAGGCATCTATATGGTGTCTTTTGATAGAGCTGGGTATTGCGAGAGTGATCCAAATCCAAAACGAACTGAGAAAAGTACAGCTTTGGATGTTGAACAGCTTGCTGATCAATTGGGCCTTGGTTCCAAGTTTTATGTAATTGGATTCTCTATGGGAGGTCAGGCAACTTGGGGTTGCCTTAAGTATATCCCTCATCG ATTATCAGGAGCGGCGCTACTTGCCCCTGTTGTCAATTACTGGTGGGCAGGCTTTCCAGCTAATGTATCAAAAGAAGCCTACAATGAACAACTTGTACAGGACCGATGGGCACTTCGAGTAGTTCATTACGCCCCATTACTGACGTACTGGTGGAACACACAGAAATGGTTTCCTCCTTCTAGTGCAGTTGCCCACAATCCTGCTATTTTTTCTCGCCAGGATAAAGAACTCATGCCCAAGTTGGCGGAGTGGGTAAAACATGCG GCACAAATAAGGCAGCAAGGTGATTTTGAGTCTCTCCATCGTGATTTGATGGTCGGTTTCGGAAGTTGCGAGTTTGATCCTATGAGTGATATTGAGAACCCTTTTCAGAACAACAAGGGTAGTGTTCACGTCTGGCAAGGAGATGAAGATTTGCTTGTGCCTGCTTCCCTTCAACGATACGTTGCAGGAAAGCTTCCATGGGTTCATTACCACGAGCTTACGGGTGCAGGGCATATGTTCCCTTTTGGTGATGGTATGAGTGATGCCATCTTGAAGGCACTCTTGCTTGGAGAGAAGTAG
- the LOC113345589 gene encoding uncharacterized protein LOC113345589, translated as MATLTVVIDDHCTVVDREKRRFRCNYCGKEITRRCRLQNHLAGIREKVLPCDEVPAEVRAQMKNEIMRRKKAVENTSSKNHCTLVDKKKKRVKCNYCGKEVTTCHRLKNHLAGIRENVLPCDEVPEKVRARMRNGIMRRKQADADASSNNPLKQNGELHESSQPSLSKKRKHCAIIESGLKEKDENTQSLIDHKQLNAGKIAKVAQDSSSRQLQRCIGRFFFENGIDFSAANSPYFQKMIRALIGCGSVVYKVPSCDDLKGWILQEELKASEEHVREILHSWGSTGCSILLDGWTDGKGRDFINFVVDSPKGPIFMKSADVSDIVGDVDAMIALLIGVIEEVGVQNVVQIVSYTTLGSVGVAGKKLTEKYGTISWTVCASHCIGLILDKIAMLNPWRGVLGKAKDIIKFICSHEIVLKLTRKHTFGLDIVSSRRISSLTPFLMLERIESQKMNLKNMFSSLEWKKSTLASTVDGMQVVDLVSGESSFWTEAQMLLKGSIPLIRALHLISGGDSKPQLGYIYETMKQVKEQIKEEFNDNETKYQPFWTVIDAIWNNQLHKPIHSAAYILNPSLFYCVDFNDDAEIKDGLSHCIEQMVEDKRARYLTLLQLDDYMQTRGTFGDGDAIDQRMTISPEKWWSLYGGECPELQTFAIRILSQTCTGALRYGLKRSLPEQLHMNGRNCVEQKRLNDLTFVHHNLRLQNAVSVSKTDYRDIFLEEMDHPVVEWVRGGDVKESVAE; from the exons ATGGCGACGCTCACAGTGGTTATAGACGATCACTGTACAGTTGTTGATAGGGAGAAAAGGCGATTCAGGTGCAATTACTGTGGAAAGGAGATAACTCGTCGTTGTCGTCTTCAGAACCACTTGGCAGGAATACGTGAGAAAGTACTACCCTGTGATGAAGTTCCAGCGGAAGTGAGGGCGCAAATGAAAAACGagataatgagaagaaagaaagCAGTTGAGAACACTAGCTCTAAAAACCACTGTACTCTTGTTGATAAGAAAAAAAAGCGAGTTAAGTGCAATTACTGTGGAAAGGAGGTAACTACTTGTCATCGTCTTAAGAACCACTTGGCTGGAATACGTGAAAATGTACTACCCTGTGATGAAGTTCCAGAGAAAGTGAGGGCGCGAATGAGAAACGggataatgagaagaaagcaagCAGATGCGGACGCCAGCTCTAACAACCCCCTTAAGCAAAATGGCGAACTTCATGAGTCCAGTCAACCTAGTTTGTCAAAGAAGAGGAAGCACTGCGCTATAATTGAGTCTGGATTGAAAGAGAAAGATGAGAATACACAGAGTTTGATTGACCACAAACAGTTAAATGCAGGGAAGATTGCAAAAGTAGCTCAAGATAGCTCATCCAGGCAGCTCCAGAGGTGTATTGGCAGATTCTTTTTCGAAAACGGTATAGACTTTAGTGCTGCAAACTCGCCTTATTTCCAGAAAATGATACGTGCTCTTATTGGATGTGGATCTGTGGTGTATAAGGTGCCCAGTTGTGATGACCTCAAGGGGTGGATTCTGCAGGAAGAACTGAAAGCATCAGAAGAGCATGTCCGAGAAATTCTGCATTCATGGGGAAGCACTGGATGTAGCATATTGTTGGATGGGTGGACCGACGGGAAAGGGAGAGATTTTATTAATTTTGTGGTTGATAGCCCAAAGGGTCCCATATTTATGAAGTCTGCCGATGTGTCAGATATTGTAGGAGATGTGGATGCCATGATCGCATTATTAATTGGAGTTATTGAGGAGGTTGGAGTTCAGAATGTGGTTCAAATTGTCTCATATACTACTCTTGGCTCAGTTGGCGTTGCGGGCAAAAAGTTAACAGAGAAATACGGGACTATATCCTGGACTGTTTGTGCATCTCACTGCATAGGCCTCATCTTGGATAAGATAGCAATGTTGAACCCTTGGAGAGGTGTGCTTGGCAAGGCAAAAGATATTATCAAGTTCATTTGCAGTCATGAGATAGTTCTGAAGCTTACGAGGAAACACACTTTTGGGCTGGATATAGTCAGTTCCAGGAGGATTAGCTCGCTGACGCCATTTCTAATGTTGGAGAGAATTGAGTCTCAAAAGATGAATTTGAAGAACATGTTCAGTTCATTAGAATGGAAGAAGTCAACCTTAGCTTCAACAGTTGATGGAATGCAAGTGGTTGATTTAGTCTCTGGAGAGTCATCTTTCTGGACTGAAGCCCAGATGCTTTTGAAGGGAAGTATTCCACTCATACGTGCTCTGCATCTAATTAGTGGAGGAGACAGTAAACCCCAGTTGGGATACATATATGAAACAATGAAACAAGTAAAGGAGCAAATAAAAGAGGAGTTTAATGACAATGAAACCAAATATCAGCCTTTCTGGACAGTTATTGATGCGATTTGGAATAACCAACTCCATAAACCTATCCATTCGGCTGCCTACATTTTAAATCCGAGTCTCTTTTACTGTGTGGATTTCAATGATGATGCTGAGATTAAGGACGGGCTTTCGCACTGCATTGAGCAAATGGTAGAGGATAAACGTGCTCGATATTTAACATTATTACAGTTGGATGACTATATGCAGACTAGGGGTACTTTTGGCGATGGGGATGCTATTGATCAAAGAATGACGATTTCTCCAG AGAAATGGTGGTCCTTGTATGGAGGTGAATGCCCTGAATTGCAAACTTTTGCTATAAGAATTTTAAGTCAGACGTGTACTGGTGCCTTGAGATATGGTCTGAAAAGGAGTCTACCTGAGCAGCTACATATGAACGGAAGGAATTGCGTTGAGCAAAAACGGTTGAATGACCTCACATTTGTTCATCATAATCTCCGGTTGCAAAATGCTGTATCTGTTTCAAAGACAGATTACAGAGATATATTTCTTGAAGAGATGGATCATCCAGTGGTTGAATGGGTTCGTGGAGGAGACGTGAAAGAATCAGTGGCTGAATAA
- the LOC113345312 gene encoding uncharacterized protein LOC113345312 — protein sequence MATPPVVTNNHCTVVARKKKRVRVRCNYCGKETHCRSRLKKHLAGIRGNVLPCDEVPEEVKAHMKNDIMRRKKADANTISKDHCTLVDKKKKRVKCNYCGKEVTDGHRLKYHLAGIRENVIPCDEVPEKVKARMKNEIMKRRNADANTSSNDPCKQNGDLHESSQPSLSKKRKHCATIESGLKKKDEMAQSLIDHKQLNAGKIEKVAEDSSSRQIQRCIGRLFFENGIDFSAPNSPYFQKMVHALMGCGSVVYKVPSCDDLKGWILQEELKASQEHVQEIVHSWGSTGCSILLDGWTDGKGRDFINFVVDSPKGPIFMKSADVSDTLGDVDAMIALLVGVIEEVGVQNVVQIVSYTTLGSVDVAGKKLTEKYGTISWTVCASHCIGLILDKIAMLNPWRGVLGKAKDIIKFICSHEIVLKLTRKHTFGLDIVSSRRISSLTPFLMLERIESQKMNLKNMFSSLEWKKSTLASTVDGMQVVDLVSGESSFWTEAQMLLKGSIPLIRALHLISGGDSKPQLGYIYETMKQVKEQIKEEFNDNETKYQPFWTVIDAIWNNQLHKPIHSAAYILNPSLFYCVDFNDDAEIKDGLSHCIEQMVEDKRARYLTLLQLDDYMQTRGTFGDGDAIDQRMTISPEKWWSLYGGECPELQTFAIRILSQTCTGALRYGLKRSLPEQLHMNGRNCVEQKRLNDLTFVHHNLRLQNAVSVSKTDYRDIFLEEMDHPVVEWVRGGDVKESVAE from the exons ATGGCGACGCCCCCAGTGGTTACAAACAACCACTGTACAGTTGTTGCTAGGAAAAAAAAGCGAGTTAGAGTTAGGTGCAATTACTGTGGAAAGGAGACACATTGTCGTTCTCGTCTTAAGAAACACTTGGCAGGAATACGTGGAAATGTACTACCGTGTGATGAAGTTCCAGAGGAGGTGAAGGCGCATATGAAAAAcgacataatgagaagaaagaaagCAGATGCGAACACCATCTCTAAAGACCACTGCACTCTTGTTGATAAGAAAAAAAAGCGAGTTAAGTGCAATTACTGTGGAAAGGAGGTAACTGATGGTCATCGTCTTAAGTACCACTTGGCAGGAATACGTGAAAATGTAATACCTTGTGATGAAGTTCCAGAGAAAGTGAAGGCACGAATGAAAAACGAGATAATGAAAAGAAGGAACGCAGATGCGAACACCAGCTCTAACGACCCCTGTAAGCAAAACGGCGACCTTCATGAATCCAGTCAACCAAGTTTGTCAAAGAAGAGGAAGCACTGCGCTACAATTGAGTCTGGATTAAAAAAGAAAGATGAGATGGCACAGAGTTTGATTGACCACAAACAGTTAAATGCAGGGAAGATTGAGAAAGTAGCTGAAGACAGCTCATCCAGGCAGATCCAAAGGTGCATTGGCAGATTGTTTTTCGAAAACGGTATAGACTTTAGTGCTCCAAACTCGCCCTATTTCCAGAAAATGGTACATGCTCTTATGGGATGTGGATCCGTGGTGTATAAGGTGCCCAGTTGTGATGACCTCAAGGGATGGATTCTACAGGAAGAACTGAAAGCATCACAAGAGCATGTGCAAGAAATTGTGCATTCATGGGGAAGTACTGGATGTAGTATATTGTTGGATGGGTGGACCGACGGGAAAGGGAGAGATTTTATTAATTTTGTGGTTGATAGCCCAAAGGGTCCCATATTTATGAAGTCTGCCGATGTGTCAGATACTTTAGGAGATGTGGATGCCATGATCGCATTATTAGTTGGAGTTATTGAGGAGGTTGGAGTTCAGAATGTGGTTCAAATTGTCTCATATACTACTCTTGGTTCAGTTGACGTTGCGGGCAAAAAGTTAACAGAGAAATACGGGACTATATCCTGGACTGTTTGTGCATCTCACTGCATAGGCCTCATCTTGGATAAGATAGCAATGTTGAACCCTTGGAGAGGTGTGCTTGGCAAGGCAAAAGATATTATCAAGTTCATTTGCAGTCATGAGATAGTTCTGAAGCTTACGAGGAAACACACTTTTGGGCTGGATATAGTCAGTTCCAGGAGGATTAGCTCGCTGACGCCATTTCTAATGTTGGAGAGAATTGAGTCTCAAAAGATGAATTTGAAGAACATGTTCAGTTCATTAGAATGGAAGAAGTCAACCTTAGCTTCAACAGTTGATGGAATGCAAGTGGTTGATTTAGTCTCTGGAGAGTCATCTTTCTGGACTGAAGCCCAGATGCTTTTGAAGGGAAGTATTCCACTCATACGTGCTCTGCATCTAATTAGTGGAGGAGACAGTAAACCCCAGTTGGGATACATATATGAAACAATGAAACAAGTAAAGGAGCAAATAAAAGAGGAGTTTAATGACAATGAAACCAAATATCAGCCTTTCTGGACAGTTATTGATGCGATTTGGAATAACCAACTCCATAAACCTATCCATTCGGCTGCCTACATTTTAAATCCGAGTCTCTTTTACTGTGTGGATTTCAATGATGATGCTGAGATTAAGGACGGGCTTTCGCACTGCATTGAGCAAATGGTAGAGGATAAACGTGCTCGATATTTAACATTATTACAGTTGGATGACTATATGCAGACTAGGGGTACTTTTGGCGATGGGGATGCTATTGATCAAAGAATGACGATTTCTCCAG AGAAATGGTGGTCCTTGTATGGAGGTGAATGCCCTGAATTGCAAACTTTTGCTATAAGAATTTTAAGTCAGACGTGTACTGGTGCCTTGAGATATGGTCTGAAAAGGAGTCTACCTGAGCAGCTACATATGAACGGAAGGAATTGCGTTGAGCAAAAACGGTTGAATGACCTCACATTTGTTCATCATAATCTCCGGTTGCAAAATGCTGTATCTGTTTCAAAGACAGATTACAGAGATATATTTCTTGAAGAGATGGATCATCCAGTGGTTGAATGGGTTCGTGGAGGAGACGTGAAAGAATCAGTGGCTGAATAA
- the LOC113345130 gene encoding DEAD-box ATP-dependent RNA helicase 57-like has product MENPTSFLFSGLHFNRKKFADDFARFSGKSNETVVEKEEEVEPEPEPKPETVAVSGGKKRKRKGKTEVNVEGFSVFKTSDSVVDVDEKKKKKKIQDVITEEKKEINRQIERDALFRKKHGIHISGHNVPSPLQSFKELSSRYNCEPYLLNNLTELGFKEPTPIQRQAIPVLLSGRECFACAATGSGKTLAFLLPMLVKLEPGSVDGVQAVIICPTRELAAQTTRECRKLAKGKGFYVKLMTRELVTNGDFKKMHCDILVSTPRRLQFAIRKRKLNLSRVAYLVLDESDKLFELGFVKQIDLVVKECSNPSIIRSLFSATLPDSVEDLARSIMHDAVRVIVGRKNSASELIKQKLVFTGSEEGKLLAVRQSFAESLNPPVLVFVQSKERAKELYRELAFDNIRVDCIHADLTQTERDDAVDNFRAGKTWVLIATDVISRGMDFKGVNCVINYDFPETASGYIHRIGRTGRAGRAGEAITLFTEADIPFLRNIANVMAASGCEVPPWIMNLDKLRRRKHRPRRDSISTKPKDEEKEEKEREREELLKRKKKPRSSKKSIRTKSKGKDKGEKEEEGSPKRIKKPRPSKKSITAKPKDEGLAEASDKPKKKKKQLPSSDSITTKSKVTKEKASPKLRSKKRSLTEDSPQQSRKSKKVK; this is encoded by the exons ATGGAAAATCCTACATCGTTTTTGTTCTCTGGTCTTCATTTCAATCGAAAGAAATTTGCTGATGATTTTGCTAGATTCAGTGGTAAATCTAATGAGACGGTGGtcgaaaaggaagaagaagtagaacCAGAACCAGAACCCAAACCAGAAACAGTGGCTGTTTCTGGTGGAAAGAAAAGGAAACGAAAGGGAAAGACTGAAGTAAATGTTGAAGGTTTTAGTGTATTCAAAACATCTGATtctgttgttgatgttgatgagaaaaagaagaagaagaagatacaaGATGTTATCactgaagagaaaaaggaaatcaatagaCAAATTGAG CGTGATGCATTGTTTCGTAAGAAGCATGGGATTCATATTTCTGGGCATAATGTTCCGTCGCCACTTCAGAGTTTCAAAGAGTTGAGCTCGAG GTATAACTGTGAACCATATTTGTTAAACAATTTAACAGAACTTGGGTTTAAAGAGCCAACACCAATCCAAAGGCAGGCTATTCCAGTCCTCCTATCT GGTCGAGAGTGCTTTGCTTGTGCTGCTACAGGATCTGGCAAGACCTTGGCTTTCCTATTGCCTATGCTTGTGAAACTTGAG CCTGGATCAGTGGATGGAGTGCAAGCTGTAATTATTTGCCCAACGCGAGAATTAGCTGCTCAGACAACCAGAGAGTGCAGGAAGTTGGCTAAAGGAAAGGGATTTTATGTGAAGTTGATGACCAGAGAACTTGTGACAAATGGTGACTTTAAAAAAATGCACTGTGACATTCTTGTGTCTACACCTCGTCGCTTACAGTTTGCTATCCGGAAAAGAAAGCTTAATCTAAGCAG AGTAGCGTACCTTGTCCTGGATGAGTCTGACAAGCTATTCGAGCTTGGATTTGTTAAGCAAATTGATTTGGTGGTCAAAGAATGCTCAAATCCTTCCATAATACGATCATTATTCAGTGCCACTTTACCTGATTCTGTGGAAGATCTAGCCCGATCGATCATGCACGACGCAGTTCGAGTTATTGTTGGAAGGAA GAATTCTGCATCAGAATTGATTAAACAGAAACTGGTTTTCACTGGATCTGAAGAAGGGAAGTTGCTCGCTGTTCGGCAAAGTTTCGCGGAG AGTTTGAACCCACCTGTACTAGTGTTTGTCCAAAGCAAGGAACGGGCGAAGGAGCTCTATAGGGAGCTAGCATTTGATAATATTAGGGTCGATTGTATACATGCAGATCTGACCCAAACAGAG CGAGACGATGCAGTAGATAACTTCAGAGCCGGAAAAACATGGGTTTTAATTGCTACTGATGTTATTTCTCGTGGTATGGACTTCAAGGGCGTCAATTGTGTCATTAATTATGATTTTCCTGAAACTGCTTCAGGATATATACACCGGATAG GTCGGACTGGCAGAGCTGGACGGGCTGGAGAAGCTATTACTTTATTCACAGAGGCTGATATACCATTTTTGCGAAATATAGCAAATGTGATGGCAGCCTCAGGTTGTGAGGTTCCCCCGTGGATTATGAACTTAGACAAGCTGAGGAGGAGGAAACATCGTCCAAGAAGAGATTCTATTTCAACCAAGCCGAaagacgaagaaaaagaagagaaagaaagagagagagaggaatTGCTGAAACGCAAGAAGAAACCTCGTTCGAGTAAGAAGTCTATTAGAACCAAGTCAAAAGGCAAAgacaaaggagagaaagaagaagaaggctcGCCTAAGCGCATTAAGAAACCTCGTCCAAGTAAGAAGTCTATTACAGCCAAGCCAAAAGACGAAGGACTAGCAGAAGCTTCTGACAAaccgaaaaagaagaagaaacagcttCCAAGTAGTGATTCCATTACAACTAAGTCAAAAGTCACCAAAGAAAAAGCCTCCCCAAAGCTCAGGAGCAAGAAACGCAGTCTGACTGAAGACTCTCCTCAACAAAGCCGAAAATCCAAGAAGGTGAAATAA